From a region of the Castor canadensis chromosome 7, mCasCan1.hap1v2, whole genome shotgun sequence genome:
- the LOC109675034 gene encoding LOW QUALITY PROTEIN: serine/threonine-protein phosphatase 4 regulatory subunit 1-like (The sequence of the model RefSeq protein was modified relative to this genomic sequence to represent the inferred CDS: inserted 3 bases in 2 codons; deleted 1 base in 1 codon; substituted 1 base at 1 genomic stop codon), translated as MNSAKDEQNPKLNEMIHLDITISQDLMEEQVSLHEQDYFNKTPGPSSKGEDSPKVNEVIHLDITVSQDSMESISSPTLHNLIQEEQVSLHEQDRFNKMPGPSSKEITLKLGFFYEKKLPNIEMTVPNSDKYVKAXAVPFMCKMPPMVGKDITEHLILPRFFEMCCDCRAFHVRKVCAANFGDICSVVGQQATEEVLLPRFSKLCSDNVCVVWKACAKCFMAVSYATSEEIQMTKLSTLFINLVRDPXFWVCQTAFQSLGPFICTFSNPSSSGQYFKEENNSSENISEDKSRIRDQDSLQDGQIRPEAVPLDINITNSSVKLGNTLEDSAAETSRNSSSEINILGDNLLCILPSESHQEAASKENGKKPGNCQSVFQPEAGTSSEDYTHLYQELYNSFDFWRTFLPEIDLDIDLEQDSXGRVIPQRPGEAHNVPVPGSPNINMATRSKLEKMIENLEPLIDDPDVKAQVEVLLGVLHAFKLGAHGETFSREQRLEVQEELGIGKKPNWNINQVASVPLISIADENIDATAHYVSSTSGFSPKEERRPKVQDVVPQVLLDQHLAMTNPPLAETVDTEIAKHCAYSLPGVALTLGKRNWHCLRETYKILALDMQYEVRRHLAFSIHMLALILAEELTAADMVPIFNGFLKDVDEVRIDVLKHLYDFLKLLHIDKRREYLSELQEFLMIFDNSRNWCFQAELTGQLILLLKLYRSKASWHLRWTETVMSTILQASFPPVPKPLKVP; from the exons ATGAATTCAGCAAAAG ATGAACAAAATCCAAAACTAAATGAAATGATCCACCTGGACATCACTATTTCACAGGACTTAATGGAGGAGCAGGTGTCACTTCATGAGCAAGACTATTTCAATAAGACACCAGGACCTTCATCCAAAG GTGAAGATAGTCCAAAAGTAAATGAAGTGATCCACCTGGACATCACTGTTTCACAGGACTCAATGGAGTCTATATCTTCACCCACCCTCCATAATCTCATCCAGGAGGAGCAGGTGTCACTTCATGAGCAAGACCGTTTCAATAAGATGCCAGGACCTTCATCCAAAG AAATTACCCTtaaattaggatttttttatGAAAA AAAGCTTCCAAATATTGAGATGACTGTCCCAAACAGTGATAAATATGTGAAAG CAGCTGTGCCTTTCATGTGCAAGATGCCTCCCATGGTTGGGAAGGATATAACAGAACATCTTATCCTCCCTAGGTTTTTTGAGATGTGCTGTGATTGTAGAGCATTTCATGTTCGAAAGGTCTGTGCTGCCAATTTTGGAGATATTTGCAGTGTAGTTGGCCAGCAAGCCACTGAGGAAGTGTTGCTGCCCAGGTTTTCCaagctgtgttctgataatgtatgTGTAGTCTGGAAGGCTTGTGCCAAGTGCTTCATGGCAGTTTCATATGCAACCagtgaagaaatccaaatg accAAGCTATCAACATTATTTATTAACTTGGTCAGGGATCCCTGATTTTGGGTTTGCCAAACAGCTTTTCAGTCTCTGGGACCTTTCATATGTACTTTTTCTAATCCATCTAGCTCAGgtcaatattttaaagaagaaaacaacagtTCAGAAAATATATCAGAAGATAAAAGTAGGATCAGAGACCAAGACTCCCTTCAGGATGGGCAGATCAGGCCAGAGGCTGTTCCTTTGGATATCAATATCACTAATTCCAGTGTCAAACTGGGAAACACACTGGAAGATAGTGCTGCTGAAACATCCAGGAACTCTTCAAGTGAAATAAACATTCTAGGGGATAATTTACTCTGTATTTTGCCTTCAGAATCTCATCAAGAAGCAGCTAGCAAGGAGAATGGTAAAAAACCTGGTAACTGCCAATCAGTATTCCAACCAGAGGCTGGAACAAGTTCAGAAGATTACACTCACTTATATCAGGAATTATACAATTCATTCGATTTCTGGAGaacttttcttcctgaaattgaTCTAGATATAGATCTTGAACAGGACTC GGGAAGAGTCATCCCACAGAGACCAGGAGAAGCACACAATGTACCTGTGCCAGGTTCTCCAAACATCAACATGGCCACCAGGAGCAAACtggaaaaaatgatagaaaatctAGAGCCCCTTATTGATGATCCAGATGTTAAAGCACAGGTGGAAGTGCTGTTAGGTGTGCTGCATGCTTTCAAACTGGGTGCTCATGGGGAGACCTTCAGTAGAGAGCAGAGACTTGAGGTGCAAGAAGAGCTGGGTATAGGTAAGAAACCAAATTGGAACATAAACCAAGTTGCTTCTGTGCCTTTAATCAGCATTGCTGATGAGAATATAGATGCCACTGCTCACTATGTGAGTAGCACTAGTGGCTTCAGCCCCAAGGAGGAAAGGAGGCCTAAGGTGCAAGATGTTGTACCCCAGGTTTTATTGGATCAGCACTTGGCAATGACCAATCCACCTCTTGCAGAGACAGTTGACACTGAAATTGCTAAGCATTGTGCATACAGCCTGCCAGGTGTGGCCCTGACACTTGGCAAGAGGAATTGGCACTGCCTGAGAGAGACATACAAGATTCTGGCCTTAGACATGCAGTATGAAGTTCGGAGACATTTGGCATTCTCCATCCATATGCTTGCACTTATTCTTGCAGAGGAGTTGACAGCTGCAGATATGGTAccaatttttaatgggtttttaaAAGATGTTGATGAAGTCAGGATAGATGTCCTTAAACACTTGTATGATTTTCTGAAGCTTCTTCATATTGACAAAAGAAGAGAATATCTTTCTGAACTTCAGGAGTTTTTGATGATATTTGATAACAGTAGAAATTGGTGCTTTCAAGCTGAACTGACTGGGCAGCTGATTTTACTTCTAAAATTATATAGGAGCAAAGCATCATGGCACTTAAGATGGACTGAGACAGTGATGTCAACTATTTTGCAGGCATCCTTCCCACCAGTACCAAAACCTCTGAAGGTGCCATGA